In the genome of Daucus carota subsp. sativus chromosome 9, DH1 v3.0, whole genome shotgun sequence, the window GAGAGTTATCTGCCTACTTGGTGAACTTAAgaagtattttattattaatggtTTTTATTCATCCAAAGAAAGTTCATGACAGTGTATACGGAAGTTGACAAAATTAGTGAATACAAAAGTTATTATAAACTTAGTTACTGTTGTTCTAGTAACAAGTCCTACATTGAGAATACAGTAATGTAAATCAACATGTATACTATTCCCATAATATTACCCAATTTAGTTCCGGTTCCACTTGATGTAGAGCCATAAGAATCTACAGCCTTATCAGATAACTCCACCTTCTGCTTTTTAGTACTGCAACAATTTGCATACACATTATATCACCCACAGAACTTTTATTTAACTAAAACAACAataggtaaaaaaaaattattctagaATGTAAGCATATATACTTCTAGCtaattgtatatatagtttCACCGTACTTTGGACTCTTCATTTGTTAGGATTAATTACTTCTTGCTAGTCCTGTTTTATAATAGTACCTACATTATGTATTAAAACTATACAAATATTGAGGAACTGGAAATCAGTGGATAAAATTAAAACAGATTCTTTGACTGGCTTACATTGTAGAATATCCTATTCATTTACCAAACATTTTACAGGTACTTAAAACTAATTAcgttaacaaaaacaaaaaaaaaactaagcaGAAACAGAACTCCGAAAAAGTCAAACCCACTACATCTAGACCTTATCGGTGCATCCTATCCCACCCGAGGCCCTTCTGTTCTCCCACAAAGTACACTAAAAACACTCTACCACTTGCAACCAAAAAAAAATGGTGATACACCTCATATCTTCTCCACAACACTCCACAAAATTATATCAGTATACATTATACATAATTAACAAGCTTAACATATTAATGCAAATTGAGAAAAGGCCTTCGGGGTCACAATTTCAATACATAATGCCCCAAATGGCACTGTCCAGAAAAAAGGCCCTCACTGGCACTTCAAAACACTGGTTCAAGTCACGTTTCACAACTTTCCAACCAAACGCCCATTTAATGCACGTTTTGACAGGATTATCTTTTAAATAAGTATAAACGTAACTTTATGTTACGTTATACTACTTTAAAAAAAAGGGTAACCTACGGTCAcgtttataatatatgtttttatattatatatatatactttagaattaataattttaatagtttttaatattttaggatTCACTTTTGGattttagaataaataaataaaataaatttacaatcgttaacatttagggtttaggtttgggttagaatgattaattcgtactgtatattaaattggccgacggttagggtttaagattgagggtgtagggccggtatgCCCTAATCTCTcaagcctaaaccctaattaatgcgaggctgcagggccgaaggccttaaagccgagaaaccggcggaataaatttatttacaatcgttaagatttagggtttagatttgggttgcagaatgattaatgcgtactgtatattaaattggccgacggttagggtttaggatggagggtgtagggccgagcctaaaccctaattaatgcgaggctgcaaggccgaaggccctaaagccgagaaaccggcggaataaataaatttacaatcatTAACATTTAAGCTTTAGGTTTGGGTtacagaatgattaattcgtactgtatattaaattggccgacggttagggtttaggatggaGGGTGTAGgtccggtaggccctactcttTCGagcttaaattttaattaatgcgaggctgcagggccgaaggccctaaaACCGAGAAACCGGTTTTAGACCCTAAACACTCGattctaaaccctaattaattcggGGCTTTAGGGCCGTGAGGCCCTAAAGCCGAGGAaccaatttataaaattaatctaaaaatatatattaatagtttttaatattttagggtaCAGATTTGAGTTTTAGAAAGATTTATTTCTACTtgaaattagatttatttttaaaatttaaaaaaaaatatacaaaacgcAACTTAAAGTTGTGTTCAGGTGTGAACACGCAACTTTCAGTGTGAAGACGCTAATCAAAACCACGTTTTGCCCGGAACGTGAATCGAACTCACGTTTACAGGTGACAGACAAGGCCATTTTGTAAGAAAGTGACATTCAGGCCCATAACCTTGCGCTAAGTGCCTTTCAGGGCCAACACCCATGCAAATTACACTTAAATGAGATAAATACTCACAATTATATAGTTCTAATCATATATCACACAATGTAATTCATTTTTAAGCCCGAAACAAACCACAAAATTTCCTGAGAAGCAACTAAACAACGAAACGCGCACATTTCCATAAAAACGTAATCAAActccaaaataattaaataataccTAAACAATTCCGAGTCGTaatcattctcattttcatcGTTCTCATTCTCATCATCCTCGTCCCCAGGCTCCGGAGACGTATCGGAAGCCGAATCCAACTCCGCATCGAGAAACGACGCGAAATCATCGCCGCTGCTGGACGAGTGCACCGGAGAATCACTTACAACACTCATCTACAATCACATAAGCACATAAACAGTTAAAAacgaaaccctaaccctaatccAGCAGTAAAAGTAATTAACTTGATAATTAGAgcaataaattgattaattaattgtgaaATGAGATTAGAGGTGAGTTAATTGATTTACCTGAGTGATAATGAAGGTCTGGTTTGTGAGAGATTTGCAGTTGTGTGTAACTGTGTGAAAAGGTtgggagagaaagagagggaaGTTGTATTTGAGGGACAGGGAGTATTGGGCTTGGTTTGTTGGGGTTTATGGGCTGTGAGGAATTGGGCCCAgaagtaaaaatataatctacCTGCGTCTGCGTGTccataaaaaattgtatttttatgtaatttttgaaaaattaaaataaaataatgggaTTACTTGTTTGCATAGACAGTATCAAACTGATgcctcattttttttttaaaactattttaatagCCATAGTATCTGTGAATTCTGATATATCGAACCCAAGAACTTGGGGACGACTGATGTATAGCTTTACCACGATATACTCTCAACCCATGCATATTAGTTGTACTTATAATTTGTTTCTTTCCATCATAAtcgttaaatttttaattaaagaatTGTTAATTACAAGAttgaaaaaaatacatttaCTGGTCCTATGATcacaattttcaagaaaatataTCGAATATCATTGTTGGAGAACATGGTCCGCACCTATCATTTCGCAATTCAAAATATCATGTGCGGTGTTTatccttttttttcttcttaatattttatgtaGCGTTTTACTCTCAAACGTCTAATCATATTATGTTTTGTAAGGCTTTTCACACTTAAATACAAAATGGTCTAATATTTTCAAAACgcgttaataaatgatattttggaCCATTTCTccgattatattattttttttattacttgTGAATTTTGTGACATGCCTTCTTAATATCATTAATGCATATACAAACTGTTTCTATTTCTGAAAAAATTCGAATATTGACATTGAAGAAGGGAGGATGATACAACTTGACCATAAGAGAGCACTAGCAAGTGTCTTTTGATCCAAGAGAAAGCATATTACCAGTACATTGTAATGTACAGAACTCCTAACACCAGCTGGACAAAAAACATTTAGAAACAAGACAATTCAAAAAACAATATCAACTAGATAATGAGACTCCATTTCAAGCAACAACTTACAAGTCATGGACATACATTTCATAGTTACATGGAAAGACATGTTCACTAAAATTGATAATCTTTCCTTGTAGAGTTCATATGATTCATATCTATGACAAGTAAACCTGAACACCAGCGGTTTTTGTTAACCGACACACTGGACAAGAGAAGACCATTCCTTCACAATTACTACACAAACACAAGTGCCTACAAGGCATCAACAAGAAAGAAACCTCCTTCATGTTGCACACTCTACAAATCATATTAGAGTCGTTTCCCGAAGACTTCTTTACTGGGATACTGGGAATGCAAAGAGAGTGGGTCGGGTCAATGTACGAGGCAGTATCGTCAATATTACTTTCCCCGAATCCTTCCTTCATCGGTTCAGCACCTTGTGATATTGCTTGTTGGAGATTGGATTGGAGCATGTTAACGAGGGACTCATTGTACTTGGCCCTGTGGTGCCAACCCTGGGTATCAGCTGCTACCTGTTTTATTCTCTCGATTAGTTCCCTGTTCTTGCCAGTTATGTTTTCTATCTCAATGTCTTTGTCGTGCAATTTTTTAGCCACAGTTTTCTCAATAGCTGCCAAAAAAGATGCCATCTGCCTCTGCGTGATATCCTTTAAACCTTTTACAAGGTTTTCTTCCTGTTATAGAGCATACAAGTTAAATTAAGTTATAAAGAATAAGGATAACACAAGTATAAACTGCAAAGAAAAGATGAcagaaaattgatgatttgagaCATTTAACATAATGAACCATGACCGATGAACACAACACTATGATCATTATGCACGAGCAATAGCAGCCATCATATACCTGAATCTTGATATACTGATCAAATTCCTTTTTCTGTTGATTAAGTTCATTTAAAAGGTTTTCTTCAAGAGACAAAATGACAGGTGGTGAAGCCGTCATGCCTCCACTAGCAGAAGTGACTGAGGAGTTCCGCTCGTCATCGTCATAAGACAATCTTAGACCAGTGGATACAGGATTCTGAACTGGAAAGCATGTAGCTAGTTCACATTCATCATGATATGGTCCCTGATTTAAGGAGAAGTGAAGCTTTTGCCGCCTAGACAAAGATTCTCCTTTCCTTCCTCGTTTGTTAGGCCCAAATGTAGCATTATTATGCTCCCTTGCCGAAATATTACCTGGATCAGCAGAATATCCGGCTGCTAATGTGGCGAAAACaccaaaaaaaatacattagcAATCAGTTTTATAATTAGATAGCGAGAATGTTATCTAGTAATATAGTTTTTTCACTACAAAATATCCATATAACTAGCAAAAGACAACAAAATCTTTTGTAAATTGCAAAGCAGTCATATATATCTCGGCATAACATATATAGTTAATTAGTTATACAAACAATAGCATTGTCATAACAAGTAGTAGAATGCAACAGAAAGAACAAGCCATCCATATCGTCTGTCAAATAGACACCTCTTTACCACCGATGTATACTCTAATACTGGTATCTAGCAATGCGAAGCTTTGCATCTCAAAAGTGTCAATGTTGATACCAATGGATAGGCAAATATGGTTTATCAAGTCCATGAAGAAAGTTAAATCCAATTTCTAACTTTATtgtcataattttataattgttcATTAACACCTTGTCCAACTAAagactaatttttaaattctagAACCTCCGAAGCGGTCCACTGAATAATCATTCATCTTGCCAAAAACGGAGGTTGTAACTAGAAAAAGGTCTAATTCAAAGtgatataatgaaattagacattaattaaaaaattctgCCATACATCGATAATCTGTATAATACAAGAAAGGTAATTTAAGTTTATAAACTAGTAACCTTATATATATTCTTCCCAGAAAAATAAGTACTCACTATTTCCAAACAGCTGCAGCTGACTTGATCCAATGGCAGGATACTGTAAGCGATTTTCATCaataaaaagagaaaattttgTACTTCCATTTTCTCCTCCTAACATCGTCCCAAAAAGCAGTAGTTATACTTTTACTAACGTGGTCTCCTTCACAGAATCAAACAGCTTCACCTacagaaataaataaatgtaattttaaGCAGACATCCAATAAAGGACCCTTTATCAGAAAgtcaagataaaaaaaaacgaTAACCATAAACCATTATAATACAACCAGGAAATTTCAACTTTGCATCAAACAACATTCAAACTTGACTAATCTATAAACAAATTAGCATCGCTTAAAAATTGTAGTCAGAACCTCGGAGGAGCGAATCATCTACTTATCAGTTTTCATCAATGAATTTCAAAGAAACATCTTTAGATTCCATTCCAATTTTTGGCATGTATAGGGCTGGTGCTGGTGAACTTTTTAAACAGCTCTTTACATGTCATTACAAGAGACCCTTTAAATAGCTAGTATAAACCATCATCTAATTTCTATGAGAGATGAGTGGATCGCATCAGCCTTTTCACGAATGACATATTAGTTAACAAACCAGTCCAAGATCCTGACCATCTTCGTATACTTAACTTTTCATCTTAGTGATTAGAATTTAGAAATGCTCCAATACTAACAATATAAAGATGTATTGGAGATTCGAACTGGAAATTATTcattaaaatcatttatttgaGATGGCAATCAAACAATTGGCAAGTGCTTCAGTTTAGCAATTTCAGATAAGCACAGTTAATTTATCATCTTAAATTTATCTACAAGAAGCTCAAAACACTTAATCTTGTTAGCTTTACAAGAACAATTTCCTTGCTTATATTCCACAGATTACTTAGAAACTAGCAAAACAACACAAATGCACCATCATTACGCATTTCAatcagaaaaaattataatatcaacCAAAACGAAAAGGTGGAATAGAagcagaaaaaaatatatacttattACTCCTTAAACAAAACTAAATGATATCACACATACTAAATACACACATAATCTTGCATATCACATCTAAACTATGACTAACCTATCTGCACAATTCCATCAAGAAAGAACAGAAAGAAATCACAACTATATCATCAAAAACAACCGGCTAAGATCAATCAAGGACtcgagaaaaaaaatagaaaaacaccATTTTTGTCAAGAACCCATAAATAAAATGCAAATTTTTTCGAAAAAACACCACTCATGACCAAAAACTATCACTTACCCACCCACATCACAAGATTCAAAAGGGTCACCAAAACTACatccaaaatcaaaaaaaaatcaacaaaaaaaacTACCATTTGCATAAAGAACCCATAAACAAAATGCAATATATTTCAACACATACCACTTATATCCAGAAACTAACACTTGCCCACGTCACAAGATTTAAAAGGGTCACCAAAACTTCAtccaaaatctaaaaaaaaaaaaattgaaaaaattaaataaaaacacacacacacagttgaagaacaTACCTTGTCCAGGGAGATGTGAAGAGGAAAGGTGCGAAATAATTGAGAAGAAAATGGTGTGGTGTGTTTTATGGTATCAATGAGGTGGTGGTGAAGACAGTGGTCGTGGACAACGCCAGAACAGAATATTATGCCATCTCATGATCTTATATACTGTGTGAGtgtgtaattatattttatcttttaaatttagtGGAATATGAATATAAGATATTCGTATATATTTTTGGCTggttatttatttatacaattAAGTTTCCGGATTTTCTGAAAAAACCCCACATTTACAAATCATGgagtataaaatatgatttacagAGGTTATCGTATATGCTCATTACACTTTTCTTCCCATCCATGACCCAACAACTTCTTTCTCTATTTATATTTCTGGTCAATAAACTACTAAACTTGCTTATTCGTTTTACATTTAAGTTTTACATTTAAGATGATGGTTAGGAGAACATGTTTTGATGAAATATCGAAATATACAAAGTTAGCcggattttattttgaaaaatttataaaaaagacttgtttttttaaatttagctGTAAAAATATGGTTGACGTTCCAACACTGTTTCCAAGTTGCAATAATTATAGTGGAGAAAAAAGTGTAACTTCGatgtatttgaatttttttttatttttgttaaaaactcAATCATTGAGGAAATAAAATTCTGAACACTAACTAGTCTAACTTTTTAAAAGTTATTACATGATGGAGAATTGATATGAGAAAGAGAAAAACTAATTATGGGAATGGGAATGAGAATGGaacgaaattctaagaatataATTGATTCATCTGGTTCAACTAGGGATGAcaacgggtcgggtcgggtcgggtttcttaaGATTCAGACCTGATTcattatatttcggttcgggtccgagtctggaaaatgaagattCAGACTCAATCGATTCGGAACGGatcgggtatccatcgggtcgggtaaaactgTCATCCCTAGGTTCAACTTGAACTTctcattttgaaatttttatgtattaattaAAGGATtcttcatataaaaaaatattagttaaaagATTTAATTTCTCAAATTTGTTAATTGTGGAATCAACAGCCAATATAAAAGTTTTCATCAAGtatgtgttatttattttttgaactaCAGCTATATATTTTGAGATAATGTAGTTGAGAAAATAGTGAAGAATATcaaacaaataacaaaaatacaaatttcGAATCAAATAATTCTAAAGATAACTTTTTAAAAACATTTACATGCTAATATAAATGTAAGGTATGAATGAGCAAGATTATTATTGGTTGAGTCAGTGCACGAGAAATGAATGGAAGAATTAATAATAAGAACATATGCGGGGTCCACGCACTTCATTGTAGTTGGCGGGTAAATTTTGGCGGGTGAGCAAACGACGTGCTTGTCGACTCCTCGAAATTCGAGATGAAATGGACCCCATTTCgattttattactccctccgtctcaatttataggtccattttggaataaacacacatattaagaaaaaagttggttggATGGAATCTTatatcatgtatcattaattagtgcattgataagtgagaatatagttgagtttcaaaaaaatcacaataaatatagggatataGTGCATtgaaaaatgagaataatgttgagtttcaaaaaaatcacaattaatatgtagataaatttgtattgaaaaaagagagggacaagtgtTTTGGGACAAAAAATTTTCTCAAagtggacctataaattgagacggagggagtatatgccCACAATAAATCAATAATACGATGGAATAAATTTGCGGTGAAGAAAATACAAGCAATAACCGCAAGAAAAATGAGAAGTGGTGTTGTTGTGAGAAGAAAATTTCTCTGGTGATAAAGATGTCCATCTTCGATTGATTAtcactagttgagaaaccgcacgttgcggcgacctataaaaattatattgataatttaaaattaatatttgtagagtgaaaaagaaaatatctAAGATTATATATGTGATTAATCCGAACACTAATCATgtgttgcatgaataatattttcatgtaacataaaaattaacaacaccaAACATGTTcgataaagaaaacaaatattataaaaaataaccaacaaacatgtatcaataacagttaatttattgaccttttcatccatcaatatcatataCAGACTATATTGTTCTTCGGTGTTTCGATTTATCGACTCtcacatccgacaaactcttactctcgtTAGCCAATCATCTCTTCATCATTCAAAGCATCAAGTATAGTGTAACTCATTGTTGTATTAGATGAAGAAGACAAAtaagttcaaaaaaaattttgtgttaaattttagggttgatttgagaaaaaaaccGGCTTATCaaaattctttttgtttttgatatacacttttttcaaaaatatgagatagtttCAAATACTGATTTGATTATGATATTTTGGAAAAggtagttttgaaactttctttcaatatatccgaaactaaaaaaggtaatttttaattttgatattttttcatccaaaaattctagaaaattggaaaatatcaaaaatccttttggtttttgatatacacctttttcaaaaatatgatgatagtttcaaattctgatttgattttgatatttgaaaaaggtagttctgaaactttttttcaatatatccgaaactaaaaaaggtaatatttatttttgatattttttcatccaaaaattccagaaaattagaaatatatccgaaactaaaaaaggtaatatttatttttgatattttttcatccaaaaattccagaaaattagaaaaatagaacagagctctATGAGAgtcgccacctacacgccccatgcttctcctttatataagtatattgattttgttttatttgttattaatatatatgtgaatcTAGTGGagttagtttatattttattagttgttattgatttagaaaaataatttttattatttacgaTCATGTTTAGATAAATCACGATTATCACAATTCACGTTAAGTCATGGATCATAAATCGGTCACG includes:
- the LOC108201773 gene encoding BOI-related E3 ubiquitin-protein ligase 1-like isoform X1; the protein is MLGGENGSTKFSLFIDENRLQYPAIGSSQLQLFGNTAGYSADPGNISAREHNNATFGPNKRGRKGESLSRRQKLHFSLNQGPYHDECELATCFPVQNPVSTGLRLSYDDDERNSSVTSASGGMTASPPVILSLEENLLNELNQQKKEFDQYIKIQEENLVKGLKDITQRQMASFLAAIEKTVAKKLHDKDIEIENITGKNRELIERIKQVAADTQGWHHRAKYNESLVNMLQSNLQQAISQGAEPMKEGFGESNIDDTASYIDPTHSLCIPSIPVKKSSGNDSNMICRVCNMKEVSFLLMPCRHLCLCSNCEGMVFSCPVCRLTKTAGVQVYLS
- the LOC108201773 gene encoding BOI-related E3 ubiquitin-protein ligase 1-like isoform X2, which produces MLGGENGSTKFSLFIDENRLQYPAIGSSQLQLFGNTGYSADPGNISAREHNNATFGPNKRGRKGESLSRRQKLHFSLNQGPYHDECELATCFPVQNPVSTGLRLSYDDDERNSSVTSASGGMTASPPVILSLEENLLNELNQQKKEFDQYIKIQEENLVKGLKDITQRQMASFLAAIEKTVAKKLHDKDIEIENITGKNRELIERIKQVAADTQGWHHRAKYNESLVNMLQSNLQQAISQGAEPMKEGFGESNIDDTASYIDPTHSLCIPSIPVKKSSGNDSNMICRVCNMKEVSFLLMPCRHLCLCSNCEGMVFSCPVCRLTKTAGVQVYLS